The genomic region CTCACAAATGTTTGGTATTTTGGCAGGGGTATCAGTTAGTTCTAACTGTTCTAACTGTTAGCATGTTAGACACTACTAGCAAGTGTGAAATATTCAAGTTACCTGCTGCCCCAGAAAGGAGCCAAGACCCCAAAGGAGACTATCCACCAAACATCCACTTTTCAAGAATTGTAGCAGATAGTGTTTTAAGTTTTGAAGACTGGCCTAGATGTACTAGTGCTTTACTCTTGAAGCAAAAGCAGTTGGCGACTTTGGGCAAGAAGAATGTAGGTAACAGACATAACAAGACCTTGGTAAAAGAACAGAGTAGCACGTTTTTGCTTTTTAGGAAAGATTGCATTAACTAGTTAGAGGAGGCTCTGCTTTGCGTGAACAGTTAGTCGTAGCCTAATTTGATGCTCAAGAAGGACCCCTGGGTGTCAGTCACTTGTTGCCATGGCAAAGAATGACCTCCCTGTGGCCAGCCCACAGCTGTGCCCCAGTGGCAAGGCATTCCTGCTCCCAGGTGTGGGCTGAGACACCCACTTCAGGGCTAATgcttccctgtccccagggaagggggaCCTTCAGGCCGGGGTTCTGCCCGAGATATGTTTTTGAGGAGAAACCGGTCTGTttgccctgtgctgcagggggaGGAGGTCCACACACCTGTAGTAATCCTCCTGTGTTGGAAGTGGCACACCGTGCAGTGGGTGATGGGCATgaagccactgctgctgctccagagccaggcgctgcagctcagctgactGCGCGTGCATGGCCTGCAGCTGATGTGCTGCTGACATGGGTGCGGAGAGAGAGCCCGGCAGGTCCCTGTAGGGTGCAGCTGCAGACAAggatgaaacagagaaaaaacaagttaATGCAACAGCTCCATCCTCTGCTATGGCCCCACAACTCAGAGAAGGCTCTACTGCACTTTCTTGCTCAGCCCACATGCAGGACTTGCTCATCCCCCAGTATTTAGGCCGGTCCTACCCCATGCCAGAACTATTTAGCAGACCCGAGTTTGGTCCTGTGACCCCCTACCCCTTGCATCTCCTGATGCTCATCAGACTAGATCAGCAGCCCCTGTGAGCACCCTTACCAAAAAGCTGGTGGCGCAGCACTTCATTCTCATGTAGAGGGTGAGGCAAGAGAGGGTTGGGGATGGTTCCAGCTGGGTATGGTATCCGTGTGAGGTGTGATCCCGAGGCGAGCGGGTCAATAAGAGGGTGAACAGAGGCTGAGGCTGGGAAGAAAAGATACCACAAGATAACTATCCCATGCTTTTTAAGAGGTAACATGGGGAAAGGCACAAGGCAAAACAAAATAGACTTTAAGATGGGCTGTGTGCATTAGGGATGGAATGATTTCAAGGCTAGACAATGCAGTACTATGTCCTTCTGAGTGCTATTACTTTTGCCTGTGTTGAATTTAATCTGAACCAGTCTAGCATAGCTCTGTGTCCACACTCCTTGGGGACAAGTACTGTTCCTTAAAGGTGATTCTGCAAGAACCTGCTCTGCAGTCAGGCCTGTATGCAGTATTGTGCCTATCTGCCACCCTGGCTGTCACTCAAGTGCATGCTCAGTTCATATGGGGTGCTTCCACTTCCAGGTCTCATTCAGCGCAGATGCCCAGTGCTCTCCAGTTTGCAAGCACCATCTAACACTGTAATGCAAGGTACCATTTATATGGAAACTACTGTTCCCAGTGTTTTGAACTCACTGCCAGAATGCTGGCTGCAGGTGCTCAGCTACCGAGTGTGGGAGAATGGACATTCATTTGTCCCTGATGCCATCTCTGAGTAGCTGTGGTTGCTTAGACTGCATGTGTGTCCGTGTCTGCCACCAGATCCCACTGACCACCCACAGTACCCTAGCAGGCACAGTGCTTTTTCCTCTTATATTGTAATTTGGGCTTTGCTTCTCTGAGATTTTTATCCCTCAACTTTTTACTTTGCTTTCCTGTAGGATGTGGAAGAGACCACCACTCTACTCCAAAAGACAGCAGCCTCTGGTTCCTTACAATTAGCCCATTGTatctcccatcccatcccatcccatcccatcccatcccatcccatcccatcccatcccatcccaccatCTGCAGCAAGACCCTAGAAGCAAACTAGAGAACCAACATTTCGTTCGTCTTAAGGATGCTGTCAAAACCATCATTAGCAAGCCTCCCACTCCCTCTGCAGACCACAGCATAAGGGATGCAGTGCACAGCTCCACTTGTCTGGTATCCAGCAGGACCCCAGTGCTCATACTGTGTCCCCAGAGATCCAGGACTAAAGGACACAGTGCAAACAGCTCTGATCTCCACTAAGCAGCAAACTCACAGACACCCTGATGCTCGCAGCAGGCATCAGTGACTTTGCTGGGATGGGAGAGAGGGCGAGGATGAATGACTGTGACTTTGACCTCCTCTGGCTGAAGAGGTGGATCTGGGGCCCTCAAAGTCAAGTCTTGACAGTTCTTGGTCTTCCCCAGGGCCAGAGGGAGTTCCAGGAGGACAGGTATAGTAGAAGGGAAAGCATAGCTTTTTGCGGGGCACCACCACCATGGGGTCCTTACCTGCATGTATGGCATCCTGCTGGTGGAGATGGAGGTGGGAGTGGATGTGGGAATGCTGATGGTGATGAGGTGTCACATTGAGCATCTGCAGGCGGGCCAGCGGGTCATTGCTGAGGGCAGCTACCCGCTCGGCATGCTGGCGCTCAGCTGCCAAGCGCTCAGCGTAGGACATGTCGGGACGAAGGGTTGGGCCGGCTGCCAGTGccagcctctccctctccaaGTGGCCCAGCCCTGGGTGGAAGGGAAAAGCGGGATGAAGGCTGGGGGCTGTCTGCAGACTCAGCCCGCCATGGCGTGGGAACGGATCCATGGCAGCGGCTGGCACGGCATGGAGCTGCTCCAACTCAGCCGGCTTGACTTCAAAGCCGGGCTTGAGACGTTCGCGCAGGTCGCGGTCCCTCAGGTCTCGTTCGCGGGCTTCCCGCTCCCTCAGCTCTCGCTCCCGTGTTGCTGGATCGCTGCTGTAGATGGCCGGCACGTTGTACCCCAGCAAGCCTGGGTCGACCGCACCCAGCGGCACATAGAAAGGGTGGTTGCGGTTGCTGGGGGACATGACGTGGGGCCGTGCATATTCACTGAGGGTGCGCAGAGCCGGGGTATCGGGCCCCAGGTACGGGGGAACAGTTGCTACAGCACTGCCCTGCTCGAAGGAGGGGCGGTGGGGAACCGGCCCAAGGGATGAGCACTCGACCGGGCGGCCCTCCTGGGCCATCTTCTGCAAGAGAGCAGAGAGACCAGTGTCAGGGGCCCATCGGGGAATGGCCAAAGGCGTTCTCTGGTAACCCCTCTGGCTGCACAGTGGCAGTGGCACCCCCCCAAAAACATACCACACTCCTCTCCAACTCCcgctctttctccctctcccgTTCCTTCTCTCGCTCCCGTTCTCGTTCCCGCTCCTTCTCTTCCCGCGCCTTCTGCTCAGCCTCTCGCCGCACTTTCTCCACCAAGTCTGCCCTTTTCTTGGCCAGCTTGGAACCATCGAGGGGTACAAAGTACAGGTCCGTGCGGGAGCAGGAGTTGAAGCCACGGTCCAGGTGTTTGTTGAATCTGGGGGGGTGAGAGGTGAAGCCTGTCAGTgcaggagggggctggagggcagggatggggacaggggcaggcaaaGCCAAGCCTGAGCTGTAGGAAGGGGAAGAGCATCATGGAAATGGCAAAAAGGCACAGCTGCACCCCACACTCTGAGTgacttccctccccctcctttgACCCAtgcatccctccccagcctggagaCAGGCCCCCGTGCTGCTCCTCACCTGGCCGACTGGCTGGCATGGCTTGGCACGTCCACCACCTTGGGGGGTGGTGAGGGGCTGCGAGTGGGTGGCACGGGACTCTCAGGGGGCTCGTACTCCTCCGACGGCTCCTGCTTTATCTGTGCGGCACTGAgggggagcggggggggggctggagcGGCCATGCTTCCTGGCAGTGGTGGCGGGGCAGAGGAGGCGGGCGAGGGGGCTTTGTAGCCCCCTGCCACAGGGGAGGAGGCCACCCGGtagctgggaggggtggctgccCGGAAAGGGGCAGCCGAGGAAGAGGGGGGCGAGCCTGGCTTGtagggggctgggggctggaaGGTGGAGATGGGAGAGGCTGCTCGCTTCCCGTAAGGAGTCACGGCTGAGGGAGGTACTGGGGGTGAGACAGTCTTGTAGGgggcagcagagggggaggCCATGGTGGCAATGACTGTGGAGAGGGTGGTGGCAGCGGAGGTGACTGGAGGGCCAGCCCCAtgagcaggggaggggggaggtggCGGGGGAAAGGTGTAGGTGGCAGGACTCTGCCCTGGGGGGTGAGCACACATGCCCGGGTAGCTTCCCTGCGAAGAGGCTAcggaggaagatgaggaggaagaggaggaagaggaggaagaagaagaggaggaagaggaggaggaagaggaagaagaagaggaagagggggctgcagtggcagtggaggctgagggagcctgGCTGTAAGCAGCCTGGCTGTGAGGGGCATAGAGGCGCAGCCCGTAGGTGGCATGGGGAGGGTGATGGTTGCTTGACTCCAGGCCATGGGGGTAACTcccaggaggctgggggggagcGGTGGCTGCTGGGGAGACCCCCCCACTGCTCCCGTGGCCATGGTGGTGCTGTtggggtggctgctggtggTGAGGGGACTGTCCGGGGAAGGGGGCGGCTGGGTGGGAGCTGGCATTGCCTAGGGGGCGGCTGTAGGGCGGTGGTCCCTGGCTCCAGACAGGCTGTGAGGGTAGGGAGGGCTGGGTGTACTTGGGGGGCTGGCTGGAGACGGAGAGGCCGCCGGGCGGGGGGAAGGAGTGGCCGTAAGAGGCACTGTAactgggcaggggctgggctgaGGAGGGCTGGGGATACTGGGCCGAGGAGCTGGAGGGCGGCAGGGGCGGCGGGGCGTAAGGGTAGCGGGAGGGGGCTAGGGCTGGGGTCTTGTCCTGCCCCATGccatggggtgaggggaggtgGCTGCTCAGGGCCTGCCCCACCATCCCCGGGGAGCTGGAGGCGGCCACCGTGTTGTTGAGCGGGCGCAAGGCTGGCGGGGGAGGCAGATTAGCAGAGACGTGAGGGAAGGCAGGGGCAGAAGCTGGGGGGGCAGCCGGAGGGTTGGCTGGGGGCGTCTTCTGAGCGGGGAGCCCCCCGACCACTGACGCCAGCGAGATGGGGGTGGTGGGTGGTGGATTGTGCTTGGCGCCGAGAGTCTGCTCACGACCTCCTGGTGCAGAGAGCCCCCCTACTCCACCAGCAGTTTTGGCCCCAACCTGGACCACATTGGCTGTAGGGTAAAGAGAAGCATgggtggaagaggaggaagaagaggaggaggaagaggaggaggaggaagtggGAGCAGAAGGGGCAGCaacagcagaggaggaagaggaggaggcaggtgTCTGGGGGGCTTGAGCCTGGAAAATGCGGGAGGCTTGGCCCTCCAGCTGGGAGTGGTAACTACTGgcagggggtccctgggggtgcACCTCACCCGGGAGCCCAAAGTTGGGCTCTGGTGGACGGGCCAGGCTGTCAGGAGGGGGAGCTACTGGCGGGCTCTGGGGGAAGAGCGGAGGGTGGTGGTAGGAGTGAGACGGCCCCTGGGACAGCACAGAGGAGGAGTCAGAGTCATTCTCCACACTTCCAGGGCTGTAGACACTGGGAGAGGTGCTCCTGTTATCCTGGTCAATATCCCGTGGGTCACTGCTCATCTCATCATTGAAGCTGTGGCCGTCGAGGCTGTCAACATCGGATGGGGATGGAGGACAGGGCAACTCCTGAAgtaggaaggaggagagaggcatTATGCAGCCTCCTAGACCATTCATGGCACATTACAAGTTCTCAGAACTTGCTTTCTAACCttctctgccagccccagcactAGAAAACCCCCCAGACAGAAGGAGACATCCTCTGGCAAGATATAAATAACACCAGTCCTCCTGCCACCCCTCCACTGCCCTTAGGCCCACACATGTACAGAGGCAGCAAGGCAGGCTAGGGAACTGTTGCAGAGTGAATACTTATGAAAGGTCCTAGCACCACCACCTGTGATGGGATGTTGGCCAAGGTATGATACCACCAGGTAGCATGTACCACAGTATACTCAGCACAGGCCCCAGACCCAGAATTGCTCTTGTCCCTGAAGAACTCTCCCTGGGAACCTGCTCCCCCCTCCATCTCTCTCTTGCTGACCCAGCTCCTTACCTCCTGGAGTCATGCAATGAAGCACCAATGATTAAGCAGTTAACACGGACAATTAACAAGTGCCACTCTTGAGCCTCGGGACTTACAAGAGAGGTTAAATTGAAAAAAGGTCACTGATGAGCTGAACAGAGCGTCCAGGTGGAGAAATTACATAGATGTAACCACAGTCATTTAATTACAATGACCTCATAAAATGACTCAATATCTTCATGTTTGCAGGCCTTTTAGGACAGTTCAATGAACAGGCTAATGGGGAGCTGAAAAACACAAGATCTGAACCTTTCTGCCACCACCAATGCTGGCATTTTGATTATGCAGAGTGTATGCATGAGCAGGTTTTGTAAGGCCACCACGTGGAACCAACCATGACTTAAGCACCTCCATTTCATGCTGCTATGGGGGAGCCAAAGAGGCTGAGTCTAACCCAACCAACCCAACTGAGCCAGCAAAGGCAGGGCATGTGGTCTGAGAGCATGGCAGTCCCCTGCAGACAGGACAAAAGAGATGAAACACCTCCATCTGCTCATTGTCACTCCTGGTGGCATTTCTGTAGCCTGGCAGATGCCAATTAGGTTGGAAGCGCTGCAGTACAAAGTCTGAGGTGCCAGGGCTAACCAAGCAGCAGGAAACTCAAGCTGGGTGGGCATTAGCAGGGAACAGGAGACTCCTTTTCCCTGAACTGGGGCATGCCAATAAACACAGCAGGGAGAACTCACctcagttttgggttttttgggagCGCTGGTGTCCTCCCCTTCACTTTCTGAGATCTCTTCTGTTCGGCCCTGCTTACTGCCCTTGGGGGTGCAGGATTCTTCCACCCGGCCCTTCTGCAAGGGACAAAAGaacagggaggtgggagggtgACAAGGAAACTTCCTACCAGGCCAGGCCTTCACGGACTGCAGCAAGCAAGACACAGCCACCACAGCACATGTGTTGAAGAGCTTGACAGTGGGCAGTGAGTGGTAGGGGCAAGGCTGAGCCAGAATATGGCAACAATTAGCACTAAAAAGTACTGATGTGACAGGAGACTAGTTCCTGGGAGATTATGGGAAGGGCAAGATGTTGAGGACGGGACAAAAGAGGGATCCTGCCCATTCCAGAGAGCTAACCCTGCATGGGTTCCTCAGTTGATCCACTTTGGTCTGCAAACCCTGGATCCCCAAACAGACCCCACCCAGTCTGGGCAGCTCTCGAGCACTACACACTTGTGTGCTAGCTTATCCTACCTTCGTTGCTTGTCGGGATTTCTCAGCCTTGCCATCACTGCTGGAAGTGCTGACACCACCGGGGGAAGCTCGACCCCGTGACCTGAGCTCCTCGCGGGGCCCTGGAGTCTCTTTCTTCCGTCCACTCCGCATTGACATCTAAGAGAGTGATCACTGTTTCAGTCTTGCTTTGCACCTCTCtccactcctgccctgtccccagcctccCAGAACCCCTGGCCATGGCGCTCCCCTATGCCAAACTCATGtccaccagcactgctgtgagCCTCAGTCCCAACCAATGGTTCCATCTTGGCTCCAGTGTCCCACTTCACCACTTCTATTTCACGTACCGAGTCCTTGTTCTGTCGTGTCTTCATTCTTTTGGGTGTGGGACCCCCATTCTCCTTGGCCCGGTTTGATGAAAACATAAATTTTTATCACTCCACACCCCCCTTCGGCTGTTCccagggagatggagatgggcAAGAGCTGTCCTGCTGGAAGGAGAGCTTACATCTGCAATGCAACAAGATCCCGGTGAATCCTGAAAGAAAGACAAGGAGATGAGAGGGCAGAGTGAGTGATTAGCTACAGAAATGCAATAAAATTACCGTTTCCTTATTATTTACTGACTCAAGGATCTTTACCTAGAATGCAATAAACATCCCCTatcagaaagggaagaagacTTGGCTTCCAGCCAACCAGTGCAGGAGCAGTCTAGATGCACTATCATTTCTCTGAAAACGGAGCTGAAACCAGGGCTCAGAGCAAAGGCCCCAGACAGGAGAATTCCTGGACCTCCTGTGCAGCCCTGAGGCCACTGCTTTCCACTTCCTCCATCTCTCTGACTGCAAAAAGGGAATAACAACACTGGCCTGCCTCTCATGGGGCTCCACATCATCCCTGACCAGTGCTTTGAGAAACCCATCTGGAAGGTACTTGGAAAAGCAGGggatttgattttaatttcatcaatattttatttgacCCTCATCATGAAAGCCACGGGGGACTCATCCAGCATCAATTCCCACACAGAACAATTCATTATCTGAGACCTCTactttaatagaaaaatagCTCACGATGGTTTACAACTAATGGAGACCTAATGGAGACAGAACAACCTCCAACCCCTACCAGCTGACTTGCATTGCTGTCATACTTTGGTTATGAATTAGCAGTCTTTGGTTGCAAATTCATCCAGTTACACCAATGCTATCCTATATAAGCATGtagaattaacatttttttacgCAAAACATTGTAAGGTGATCCTAATTTAATTCAACACAAGACATGTTGACAGTCTTCAAGTATTAGCTCAGCTctgaagacaaagcagcaaGAGTGCATTACCAGTATGTCACTGCTCTTTACAGTCAATGGGGATGCCACCCACATCTCCCACACCAAAAAGCTGAACATCACAACACAGTGCGCAGGTCTCACTTCAGCTTTCCAGTAACCCTGAAATGACACTATGGTCTTCTTTCCAGGGAAGCAAGTCAGAGAAATAGTATGCAGTCAAGCACATGCTGAAATGTCCCCTTTTAAAAGACATACCAACTTGGGTTTTATGTCAGCCACTAAATGTGCAGTACCAAACAGCTTTCAGTAGACACAATCAACCATGGGGGCAGAAGTTTCTAACACTTAGAAGgtaaaagcttttctgaaacatttaacAGGACCGACACACAGTATTAGGCTCAGTACCACAACTGTTAGGTCAGTGGCTAGATGACACAACATTGCCTTCTAATTTTAACATCTATGAAATAAAAGCTTGCAACATGAGCCTTGACAATTAACAGTTACACCTAACCCTTCCCATCATCAAAGATCCCTGTGAATGTCTCTGAAGAGTTCTTAGAGCTCTGTGGttttggaaaggaaatgaaacatttgGTATAGCTGCTGTCCAAGAGATAACCTTTTCCTGGCCCTGCAAAGCCTTTTACAGGTTTGACTGAGTTATGAGGCATTGTGagttgatatttttttgtttcataccAGCTAGCTTGGCTTGGCTTACTGCCCAAATCTCTCCATATTCTTGTGTAAGCCCTGCTGCAGTCTCCCGTGAGCAACACGCACTCAACAGACAACCCAGTGTGGGATTCAAAATGGATCCCGCgcttcttcctccccagctccaagTAACTCTCCTTGCCAAAAGCAGACTGTGCTGCCCAGCCAACAAGGAGTTCCTCTTCTACTGAAAGACACAGATCAACTCTATCCTAGGCTTTAGTGTGGAGAAACTGCTAACAGGTAACAAAACAAGAATGGGACACAGTCAAGATTTACACCTTCTATCTCCCTTAAAAATTTAGGGGAGTATTTGTTCTTAGGTCAGGATAGCATTTACACATTAGTTTGAGAGTCTGAGACAACATTGCTCATAAGGCACATGCCCCAGAACTTTTGCACATGCCTGGGGCCACATACCGAGATATCCCAACACATATCCCAAGAGTAGGGAGGCAACTTCCAGTAAGACAGGAAAGTCTGGGAAGTTCCCCCAAATCCACTGAGGGCTGAAGGGTCTTGTTACTTCGTcaggtgctcagcagcagcaaaagctcTGGGATGGGCAGGCCAAGTCCAGGGCTCCAGTCTTAAATGCCCTCTGAGGTCAAGCTAGCCCTTCCTGGAGCCAacaacagcagaaggaagagcCTGAAGCTCACAGAGCTAACATCACCATTACTTCAGCAATGTTTCTTCAGCTAGCAGACATTTAAGACCTGATGCAGTCCTCACCAAGATTACCTGCTGGTACTCAGTTGACATCAGTCATCATGatctctcccctttctttcaTTATCACTCCTCTCTTGgcaaaaacaaacacatctaCCTCATTTTATTACCTACTACTCCTGATCTTCTGACTGCAGTGGTCCAGTAACCTCAGGTAGATAAAATGTCTGAACAGGAGAGGTACAGCAGGCAGAATGTGATTATGATATGTGTCACAGGAGCCCCACTGAGCTAGCCAGCGATGAGGGGAGGAGAACAGCACTGATGTAGCCTCCCTTCTCCATTGAGATTCTGCCTAGGTAGACCATATGCCATTTTGG from Heliangelus exortis chromosome 1, bHelExo1.hap1, whole genome shotgun sequence harbors:
- the ATN1 gene encoding atrophin-1 isoform X3 — encoded protein: MKTRQNKDSMSMRSGRKKETPGPREELRSRGRASPGGVSTSSSDGKAEKSRQATKKGRVEESCTPKGSKQGRTEEISESEGEDTSAPKKPKTEELPCPPSPSDVDSLDGHSFNDEMSSDPRDIDQDNRSTSPSVYSPGSVENDSDSSSVLSQGPSHSYHHPPLFPQSPPVAPPPDSLARPPEPNFGLPGEVHPQGPPASSYHSQLEGQASRIFQAQAPQTPASSSSSSAVAAPSAPTSSSSSSSSSSSSSSTHASLYPTANVVQVGAKTAGGVGGLSAPGGREQTLGAKHNPPPTTPISLASVVGGLPAQKTPPANPPAAPPASAPAFPHVSANLPPPPALRPLNNTVAASSSPGMVGQALSSHLPSPHGMGQDKTPALAPSRYPYAPPPLPPSSSSAQYPQPSSAQPLPSYSASYGHSFPPPGGLSVSSQPPKYTQPSLPSQPVWSQGPPPYSRPLGNASSHPAAPFPGQSPHHQQPPQQHHHGHGSSGGVSPAATAPPQPPGSYPHGLESSNHHPPHATYGLRLYAPHSQAAYSQAPSASTATAAPSSSSSSSSSSSSSSSSSSSSSSSSSSSSVASSQGSYPGMCAHPPGQSPATYTFPPPPPPSPAHGAGPPVTSAATTLSTVIATMASPSAAPYKTVSPPVPPSAVTPYGKRAASPISTFQPPAPYKPGSPPSSSAAPFRAATPPSYRVASSPVAGGYKAPSPASSAPPPLPGSMAAPAPPPLPLSAAQIKQEPSEEYEPPESPVPPTRSPSPPPKVVDVPSHASQSARFNKHLDRGFNSCSRTDLYFVPLDGSKLAKKRADLVEKVRREAEQKAREEKEREREREREKEREREKERELERSVKMAQEGRPVECSSLGPVPHRPSFEQGSAVATVPPYLGPDTPALRTLSEYARPHVMSPSNRNHPFYVPLGAVDPGLLGYNVPAIYSSDPATRERELREREARERDLRDRDLRERLKPGFEVKPAELEQLHAVPAAAMDPFPRHGGLSLQTAPSLHPAFPFHPGLGHLERERLALAAGPTLRPDMSYAERLAAERQHAERVAALSNDPLARLQMLNVTPHHHQHSHIHSHLHLHQQDAIHAASASVHPLIDPLASGSHLTRIPYPAGTIPNPLLPHPLHENEVLRHQLFAAPYRDLPGSLSAPMSAAHQLQAMHAQSAELQRLALEQQQWLHAHHPLHGVPLPTQEDYYSHLKKESDKPL
- the ATN1 gene encoding atrophin-1 isoform X1, whose product is MFSSNRAKENGGPTPKRMKTRQNKDSMSMRSGRKKETPGPREELRSRGRASPGGVSTSSSDGKAEKSRQATKKGRVEESCTPKGSKQGRTEEISESEGEDTSAPKKPKTEELPCPPSPSDVDSLDGHSFNDEMSSDPRDIDQDNRSTSPSVYSPGSVENDSDSSSVLSQGPSHSYHHPPLFPQSPPVAPPPDSLARPPEPNFGLPGEVHPQGPPASSYHSQLEGQASRIFQAQAPQTPASSSSSSAVAAPSAPTSSSSSSSSSSSSSSTHASLYPTANVVQVGAKTAGGVGGLSAPGGREQTLGAKHNPPPTTPISLASVVGGLPAQKTPPANPPAAPPASAPAFPHVSANLPPPPALRPLNNTVAASSSPGMVGQALSSHLPSPHGMGQDKTPALAPSRYPYAPPPLPPSSSSAQYPQPSSAQPLPSYSASYGHSFPPPGGLSVSSQPPKYTQPSLPSQPVWSQGPPPYSRPLGNASSHPAAPFPGQSPHHQQPPQQHHHGHGSSGGVSPAATAPPQPPGSYPHGLESSNHHPPHATYGLRLYAPHSQAAYSQAPSASTATAAPSSSSSSSSSSSSSSSSSSSSSSSSSSSSVASSQGSYPGMCAHPPGQSPATYTFPPPPPPSPAHGAGPPVTSAATTLSTVIATMASPSAAPYKTVSPPVPPSAVTPYGKRAASPISTFQPPAPYKPGSPPSSSAAPFRAATPPSYRVASSPVAGGYKAPSPASSAPPPLPGSMAAPAPPPLPLSAAQIKQEPSEEYEPPESPVPPTRSPSPPPKVVDVPSHASQSARFNKHLDRGFNSCSRTDLYFVPLDGSKLAKKRADLVEKVRREAEQKAREEKEREREREREKEREREKERELERSVKMAQEGRPVECSSLGPVPHRPSFEQGSAVATVPPYLGPDTPALRTLSEYARPHVMSPSNRNHPFYVPLGAVDPGLLGYNVPAIYSSDPATRERELREREARERDLRDRDLRERLKPGFEVKPAELEQLHAVPAAAMDPFPRHGGLSLQTAPSLHPAFPFHPGLGHLERERLALAAGPTLRPDMSYAERLAAERQHAERVAALSNDPLARLQMLNVTPHHHQHSHIHSHLHLHQQDAIHAASASVHPLIDPLASGSHLTRIPYPAGTIPNPLLPHPLHENEVLRHQLFAAPYRDLPGSLSAPMSAAHQLQAMHAQSAELQRLALEQQQWLHAHHPLHGVPLPTQEDYYSHLKKESDKPL
- the ATN1 gene encoding atrophin-1 isoform X2, which produces MSSDPRDIDQDNRSTSPSVYSPGSVENDSDSSSVLSQGPSHSYHHPPLFPQSPPVAPPPDSLARPPEPNFGLPGEVHPQGPPASSYHSQLEGQASRIFQAQAPQTPASSSSSSAVAAPSAPTSSSSSSSSSSSSSSTHASLYPTANVVQVGAKTAGGVGGLSAPGGREQTLGAKHNPPPTTPISLASVVGGLPAQKTPPANPPAAPPASAPAFPHVSANLPPPPALRPLNNTVAASSSPGMVGQALSSHLPSPHGMGQDKTPALAPSRYPYAPPPLPPSSSSAQYPQPSSAQPLPSYSASYGHSFPPPGGLSVSSQPPKYTQPSLPSQPVWSQGPPPYSRPLGNASSHPAAPFPGQSPHHQQPPQQHHHGHGSSGGVSPAATAPPQPPGSYPHGLESSNHHPPHATYGLRLYAPHSQAAYSQAPSASTATAAPSSSSSSSSSSSSSSSSSSSSSSSSSSSSVASSQGSYPGMCAHPPGQSPATYTFPPPPPPSPAHGAGPPVTSAATTLSTVIATMASPSAAPYKTVSPPVPPSAVTPYGKRAASPISTFQPPAPYKPGSPPSSSAAPFRAATPPSYRVASSPVAGGYKAPSPASSAPPPLPGSMAAPAPPPLPLSAAQIKQEPSEEYEPPESPVPPTRSPSPPPKVVDVPSHASQSARFNKHLDRGFNSCSRTDLYFVPLDGSKLAKKRADLVEKVRREAEQKAREEKEREREREREKEREREKERELERSVKMAQEGRPVECSSLGPVPHRPSFEQGSAVATVPPYLGPDTPALRTLSEYARPHVMSPSNRNHPFYVPLGAVDPGLLGYNVPAIYSSDPATRERELREREARERDLRDRDLRERLKPGFEVKPAELEQLHAVPAAAMDPFPRHGGLSLQTAPSLHPAFPFHPGLGHLERERLALAAGPTLRPDMSYAERLAAERQHAERVAALSNDPLARLQMLNVTPHHHQHSHIHSHLHLHQQDAIHAASASVHPLIDPLASGSHLTRIPYPAGTIPNPLLPHPLHENEVLRHQLFAAPYRDLPGSLSAPMSAAHQLQAMHAQSAELQRLALEQQQWLHAHHPLHGVPLPTQEDYYSHLKKESDKPL